One segment of Desulfonauticus submarinus DNA contains the following:
- a CDS encoding sigma-54 interaction domain-containing protein, whose translation MKKILLDAESILESISDGVFTVDKNWRITYFNRAAEEITGIKKQDALGRLCAEVFRSNMCETECALRQTLKTGKPIIGKSGYIIDFEGNKIPISVSTAVLKDEKGNIIGGAETFRDLSELESLRQELQGRYRVGNLISRSPKMQQIFEILPAIAESSSTVLILGETGTGKELIARTIHQLSPRQKQPFVAINCGALPENLLEAELFGYKKGAFTGATKDKLGRFVLAHKGTLFLDEVAEMPLSIQVKLLRVLQDKTIEPLGSTSSKKIDVRILAATNRNLKEMVEKKEFREDLYYRLNVIRLELPPLRERKEDIPLLIEHFIQRYKKLEQKPITGISAEAISLLLAYHWPGNIRELENVIERAFILCPKGEINTQHLPEEILSLAPKIKIKQQNLKQNKEQIEKELILKTLKKHNYNKIATAKELGIHKTTLFRKLKKFNIPYHPTK comes from the coding sequence GTGAAAAAAATATTATTAGATGCAGAATCCATATTAGAAAGTATTTCAGATGGAGTGTTTACAGTAGATAAAAATTGGAGAATTACTTACTTTAACAGAGCTGCTGAAGAAATTACAGGTATAAAAAAACAAGATGCCTTAGGACGTCTCTGCGCAGAGGTTTTTCGCTCTAATATGTGTGAAACAGAATGTGCCTTAAGACAAACTCTTAAAACAGGAAAACCCATAATTGGAAAGTCTGGGTACATAATTGATTTTGAGGGAAACAAAATTCCTATAAGTGTATCTACTGCGGTTTTAAAAGATGAAAAAGGAAATATTATAGGAGGAGCAGAAACCTTTCGAGATCTAAGTGAACTTGAAAGCCTGCGCCAAGAACTTCAAGGTCGCTATCGAGTTGGTAATCTAATTAGTCGTTCTCCTAAAATGCAACAAATTTTTGAAATCCTTCCTGCTATAGCAGAAAGCTCTAGTACTGTGCTTATCCTCGGAGAAACAGGTACAGGCAAAGAATTAATAGCACGAACTATTCACCAACTAAGCCCTCGTCAAAAACAACCCTTTGTGGCTATAAACTGTGGAGCATTACCAGAAAATCTTTTAGAAGCAGAATTGTTTGGATACAAAAAAGGTGCATTTACAGGAGCAACAAAAGATAAACTAGGCCGCTTTGTCCTGGCCCATAAAGGAACTCTATTTTTAGATGAAGTTGCAGAAATGCCACTCTCTATTCAAGTTAAACTCCTTCGCGTACTTCAAGACAAAACCATTGAACCCTTAGGAAGCACTTCTTCTAAAAAAATAGATGTAAGAATTTTAGCAGCCACTAATAGAAATCTTAAAGAAATGGTAGAGAAAAAAGAATTTAGAGAAGATCTTTATTATCGCTTAAATGTTATTCGTTTGGAACTCCCTCCTTTAAGAGAAAGAAAAGAAGATATTCCTCTTTTAATAGAACACTTTATCCAACGCTATAAAAAATTAGAACAAAAACCTATCACAGGTATCTCTGCAGAAGCCATATCTTTGCTTTTAGCTTATCACTGGCCTGGGAACATAAGAGAGTTAGAAAATGTCATTGAAAGAGCTTTTATTCTATGCCCTAAAGGAGAAATAAATACCCAACACCTACCAGAGGAAATTTTAAGCCTTGCCCCAAAAATTAAAATTAAACAACAAAACCTAAAACAAAACAAGGAACAAATTGAAAAAGAACTTATCCTCAAAACTCTTAAAAAACACAATTATAATAAAATAGCCACAGCCAAGGAACTAGGTATACACAAGACAACTCTTTTTAGGAAATTAAAAAAATTTAATATTCCTTACCACCCCACAAAGTAG